From the Deinococcus radiophilus genome, one window contains:
- the folP gene encoding dihydropteroate synthase, producing MNVPWPQRFYQLRFRRPLPAGPHVRREEGSWVLHWSGCAVMGILNVTPDSFSDGGVHQQLDSALAQAQRMREAGALLIDVGGESTRPGSEGVDAAEEIDRVRPVIAALAAEGFIISVDTLKAEVAQAALEAGAHLVNDVSGLRDPQMVQVCAEAGAAVCLMHMQGEPRSMQDQPRYGDVVAEVHGYLRGEAARVQAAGVPDVLLDPGIGFGKTLEHNLALLRAVPDLAASSWPVLIGASRKGMIGRLTGESVAAQRDPGSLAVHLHVARAGAAMVRVHAVPDHVQALKVAAALEGAKE from the coding sequence ATGAATGTGCCCTGGCCGCAGCGATTCTATCAGCTCCGCTTTCGCCGTCCTCTGCCGGCTGGCCCCCACGTTCGCCGCGAGGAAGGAAGTTGGGTACTCCACTGGTCTGGCTGTGCGGTGATGGGCATCCTGAACGTGACGCCGGATTCGTTCAGCGACGGTGGCGTGCATCAGCAATTGGATTCAGCCTTGGCGCAGGCGCAGCGAATGCGGGAAGCTGGTGCCCTCCTGATAGATGTAGGCGGCGAAAGTACCCGTCCTGGATCAGAGGGGGTAGATGCCGCCGAAGAAATAGATCGGGTGCGTCCAGTGATCGCCGCGTTGGCAGCTGAGGGGTTCATCATCAGTGTGGATACCCTCAAGGCTGAAGTGGCACAGGCTGCGCTGGAGGCCGGCGCACATCTGGTGAATGACGTGTCGGGTCTGCGTGATCCTCAGATGGTCCAGGTCTGTGCCGAGGCGGGGGCTGCCGTGTGCCTGATGCACATGCAGGGCGAGCCGCGGTCCATGCAGGATCAGCCCCGGTACGGTGACGTGGTCGCTGAAGTACATGGCTATCTGCGCGGCGAGGCCGCCCGTGTGCAGGCAGCGGGTGTGCCGGATGTACTGCTGGACCCTGGCATCGGTTTCGGTAAAACGCTGGAGCATAATTTGGCCCTGCTAAGGGCCGTGCCGGATCTGGCCGCGTCATCCTGGCCGGTGCTGATCGGTGCCAGCCGCAAGGGGATGATCGGCAGGTTGACGGGTGAAAGCGTGGCGGCCCAGCGTGATCCTGGCTCACTCGCGGTGCATCTGCACGTCGCCCGTGCTGGGGCAGCCATGGTGCGGGTCCATGCGGTACCGGACCATGTGCAAGCACTGAAGGTGGCGGCGGCACTGGAAGGAGCAAAGGAATGA
- the folK gene encoding 2-amino-4-hydroxy-6-hydroxymethyldihydropteridine diphosphokinase, protein MTEPVRSVTAYVALGANLGDALETLRWAARSLTELGEITGVSRLYHTRPVGGPPGQPDYLNAVAELQTVLSPLDLLDGLQSLEHQAGRTRNIRWEARVLDLDLILYGEAVIASERLSVPHPLAWERGFVLAPLHDLAPALSNPVTGQTVAQALGQVDQTGIVAGSGPWLGGAAPDALLSGI, encoded by the coding sequence ATGACTGAGCCAGTCCGCTCGGTCACCGCTTATGTGGCGCTGGGGGCCAACCTGGGGGATGCGCTGGAAACGCTACGCTGGGCGGCCCGCAGCCTCACCGAGTTGGGGGAGATCACAGGCGTCAGTCGGCTGTACCACACGCGGCCCGTCGGTGGCCCGCCGGGACAACCCGATTATCTGAACGCGGTGGCTGAATTGCAGACGGTCCTCTCCCCGCTTGATCTACTGGACGGCTTGCAGAGCTTGGAACATCAGGCTGGCCGGACCCGTAATATTCGCTGGGAAGCCCGCGTGCTGGACCTGGACCTGATTTTGTACGGCGAGGCGGTCATCGCCTCTGAACGCCTGAGCGTGCCGCATCCCCTGGCCTGGGAGCGTGGCTTCGTGTTGGCTCCGCTGCATGATCTGGCTCCAGCACTATCCAATCCGGTGACGGGGCAGACGGTAGCGCAGGCCTTGGGGCAAGTAGATCAGACCGGAATCGTTGCTGGCAGCGGCCCCTGGCTGGGCGGCGCAGCTCCAGACGCGCTATTGTCAGGGATATGA
- a CDS encoding GNAT family N-acetyltransferase encodes MTLTLHSMSPTRFAAYVQASSLDYAAQNVRAGRWSAEEAEARAAADYAQLLPQGVETPGHHLYLLLDDAGQEAGVLWYAERGEGEWFIYDFAVHPPFQGQGYGQRALESLRELAQRQGVRSIGLHVFGHNDRARRLYERLGFETVSVLMRLAVPLSP; translated from the coding sequence ATGACCCTGACCCTGCATTCCATGTCGCCCACACGTTTTGCCGCCTACGTCCAGGCCAGTTCACTCGACTACGCGGCCCAAAACGTGCGGGCCGGGCGCTGGTCCGCCGAGGAGGCTGAGGCCCGTGCTGCTGCCGACTACGCGCAGTTGCTGCCCCAGGGCGTGGAGACGCCTGGACATCATCTCTATCTGCTGCTGGACGATGCGGGGCAGGAGGCCGGTGTGCTGTGGTACGCCGAGCGGGGAGAGGGGGAATGGTTCATCTACGATTTCGCCGTCCACCCACCGTTTCAGGGGCAGGGCTACGGGCAGCGGGCGTTGGAGAGTCTGCGCGAACTGGCCCAGCGTCAAGGGGTGCGGAGCATCGGGCTGCATGTGTTCGGGCACAACGACCGTGCCCGGCGGCTGTACGAGCGGCTGGGTTTTGAGACTGTCAGCGTACTGATGCGCTTAGCTGTGCCGCTCAGCCCCTAA
- the folB gene encoding dihydroneopterin aldolase, giving the protein MNSRVVLQGLEFFGRHGVFAAEAELGARFVVDAELHYPFVDLDDDLSGAVNYAEAYALISRTVTQERFDLIETLAATLARQLLAEFARLEAVTVRVHKPAAPVAGIFRDIYAELSLERENRND; this is encoded by the coding sequence ATGAACAGCCGAGTGGTCTTGCAGGGACTGGAATTTTTCGGACGGCATGGGGTCTTCGCCGCCGAGGCTGAATTGGGAGCACGCTTCGTGGTGGATGCCGAGCTGCATTACCCTTTTGTCGACCTGGACGATGATCTGAGCGGCGCAGTCAACTATGCCGAGGCTTATGCCCTGATCTCCCGGACCGTCACACAGGAGCGCTTCGACCTGATCGAGACATTGGCCGCTACGCTGGCCCGCCAACTGCTGGCCGAATTTGCGCGCCTGGAAGCCGTGACCGTGCGCGTCCACAAACCTGCGGCGCCAGTGGCAGGCATTTTCCGTGACATCTACGCTGAGCTGAGCTTGGAACGGGAGAACAGAAATGACTGA
- a CDS encoding NUDIX hydrolase: MYPEEWLDEVNDRDEVVGRIERQSHWGAPQSGRFVRVVNAFVVNRQGELWIPRRTLTKRAFPGCLDMSVGGHVDAGESYEAAFQREAREELNWDISGMDWQEVAYFSPLNTSLSAFMRVYVIRSDVAPPYNPADFSGAEWLTPAALLARIEAGVPAKGDLADLVRLCADRLT, encoded by the coding sequence ATGTATCCTGAAGAGTGGCTGGACGAAGTCAACGACCGCGACGAGGTGGTCGGCCGGATAGAGCGGCAGTCCCACTGGGGAGCGCCGCAGTCGGGCCGCTTTGTGCGGGTGGTCAATGCCTTTGTGGTGAACCGCCAGGGCGAGCTGTGGATTCCGCGCCGCACCTTGACCAAGCGTGCCTTTCCGGGTTGCTTGGACATGAGCGTGGGCGGGCATGTGGACGCGGGCGAGAGCTACGAGGCCGCCTTCCAGCGTGAAGCCAGGGAAGAACTGAACTGGGACATCAGCGGCATGGACTGGCAGGAGGTGGCTTATTTCTCCCCGCTGAATACATCGCTGAGCGCTTTTATGCGGGTGTATGTGATTCGCAGCGACGTGGCCCCACCCTATAACCCCGCAGACTTCAGTGGGGCTGAGTGGCTGACTCCAGCTGCCCTGCTGGCCCGCATTGAGGCAGGTGTCCCGGCCAAAGGTGATTTGGCTGATCTAGTACGCCTGTGCGCAGACCGACTGACATGA
- a CDS encoding isoprenyl transferase, whose product MTPNAPSRPGAQRSKTEAAARLVGATQQFKNSVRGALLSGYEARLYRQVLAHGGVPQHLGLILDGNRRFARAAGVQQELGYEFGIDKAHEVMEWCLELGIPAVTIWVLSTDNISRDPDEVKHLMKLFRREAVRLSVDPRIHRNRVQVKVIGQHDDFPPEVMSALESLEDVTADYDGMRLNIALGYGGREEIVNAVRCHLRSEAEAGRTLSEVAEGLHAADISQHLYTAGIPDPDFIIRTSGEIRLSGFMLWQSVYSEYYFCDVYWPGFRRVDFLRALRDFQGRSRRFGK is encoded by the coding sequence GTGACCCCGAATGCCCCCTCCCGTCCCGGTGCTCAGCGTTCCAAAACGGAGGCAGCGGCCCGACTTGTCGGAGCAACCCAGCAATTCAAAAACTCGGTACGCGGCGCACTGCTCAGTGGCTATGAGGCCCGGCTCTACCGCCAGGTGCTGGCCCACGGTGGCGTGCCGCAGCACCTGGGACTGATTCTGGATGGCAACCGCCGCTTTGCACGGGCCGCTGGCGTGCAACAGGAGCTGGGCTACGAGTTCGGAATTGATAAGGCCCACGAGGTGATGGAGTGGTGCCTGGAACTGGGTATTCCTGCCGTGACCATCTGGGTGCTGAGCACCGACAACATCAGCCGTGATCCGGATGAGGTGAAGCACCTGATGAAACTGTTCCGCCGTGAGGCAGTGCGCTTATCGGTGGACCCCCGCATTCACCGCAACCGGGTGCAGGTCAAGGTGATCGGTCAGCACGATGATTTTCCGCCAGAAGTGATGTCGGCACTGGAGAGCCTGGAAGACGTGACTGCCGACTATGACGGCATGCGCCTGAACATTGCCCTGGGCTATGGAGGCCGCGAGGAGATCGTCAACGCGGTGCGCTGTCACCTGCGTAGCGAGGCCGAAGCCGGGCGTACCCTCAGCGAAGTGGCCGAAGGCCTGCACGCTGCGGACATCAGCCAGCACCTGTACACGGCGGGCATTCCCGACCCCGACTTCATTATCCGGACCAGCGGGGAGATCCGACTCTCGGGCTTCATGCTATGGCAGAGCGTCTACTCCGAGTATTACTTCTGCGACGTGTACTGGCCTGGGTTCCGGCGGGTAGATTTCTTGCGGGCACTCCGGGACTTTCAGGGCCGCAGCCGCCGCTTCGGCAAATAG
- a CDS encoding molybdopterin oxidoreductase family protein: MTRTALLTCPLDCPDACRLKVTFAPDEQGRERLTAVTGDPQHPYTRGFACAKTVHYPSRQNHPDRPLTPLRRMNPKTDPVPQWEAASWDEALDAIAERLQMIIEERGAQAILPYHYAGTMGLMEGTHVHTLWRALGAAEIEETICASAGSAAWALGYGPRLVPDPLDIPHARLIVLWGINSLSTNSHLTPQITAARKNGARVVCVDPYRNRTAAFADTHYKLRPGSDAALVLGIMHQLFVNGWTDDAYIAELTEGVAELRAEAEGWDAGRTAGATGLTEGEVLELARLIGTTRPTYIRLGYGMTRHEFGGTGLRAVSLLPALTGDWRHRGGGAALSSGGAFALNRTRLGGAHLLREDVPLVNMNCLADALDPAAGFGATVIYNCNPATVAPDSDRVRAGLAREDLLVVVLEQAMTETAALADWVLPAATFVEHEDVFTSYGHHWLGYNRAELEPLGEAKPNTWIMQELGRRLGVTAPELYWTVDDLLADLLDTGHPHLAGITPERLKEAGTLRLSLPEEWRPYAHEVPTPSGRVQLTPVPRQQEAQAALTPDFPLRLLTPPAHHFLNSTYGLLERLNRAEGAEPSVMVHPQDAQAYALQGGSYVRLISEQGEVQRRVQVTDAAQPGVAVAEGIWWGTQAPDGKSINSLTAQTLTDLGGGSTFHNTRIRIEPLGTDLSVDGKELHL, encoded by the coding sequence ATGACCCGCACCGCGCTGCTGACCTGCCCACTCGACTGCCCCGACGCTTGCCGCCTGAAGGTCACGTTTGCGCCGGACGAGCAGGGGCGCGAGCGGCTGACGGCAGTGACCGGCGACCCACAGCATCCCTACACACGCGGGTTTGCCTGTGCCAAGACGGTGCATTACCCCTCGCGACAGAACCATCCGGATCGCCCACTGACGCCGCTGCGCCGCATGAACCCCAAGACCGACCCCGTGCCTCAGTGGGAAGCCGCCAGTTGGGACGAGGCGCTGGACGCCATCGCGGAGCGGCTACAGATGATTATCGAGGAACGCGGGGCACAGGCCATCTTGCCCTACCACTACGCGGGGACGATGGGCCTGATGGAAGGCACGCACGTGCATACGCTCTGGCGAGCACTGGGCGCGGCGGAAATAGAGGAAACCATCTGTGCCTCGGCGGGCAGCGCGGCGTGGGCGCTGGGCTACGGCCCCCGGCTGGTCCCCGATCCGCTGGACATCCCGCACGCCCGCCTGATCGTGCTGTGGGGCATCAACAGTCTGAGCACCAACAGCCACCTCACCCCGCAAATCACCGCCGCACGGAAAAATGGGGCGCGGGTGGTCTGCGTAGACCCCTACCGTAACCGCACCGCTGCCTTTGCCGACACCCACTACAAGCTGCGGCCCGGCAGCGACGCGGCGCTGGTGCTGGGCATCATGCATCAGTTGTTTGTGAATGGCTGGACCGATGACGCCTACATCGCCGAGCTGACGGAGGGCGTAGCTGAGCTGCGGGCCGAAGCCGAGGGGTGGGACGCTGGCCGCACCGCTGGCGCAACTGGACTGACCGAAGGCGAGGTGTTGGAACTGGCCCGTCTGATCGGCACCACCCGGCCTACCTATATCCGCCTCGGTTACGGCATGACCCGCCATGAGTTCGGCGGCACTGGCCTGCGGGCAGTGTCGCTGTTGCCCGCGCTGACAGGGGACTGGCGGCACCGGGGCGGCGGCGCAGCACTGAGCAGCGGGGGAGCCTTCGCGCTGAACCGCACCCGGCTGGGCGGCGCCCATCTGCTGCGTGAGGATGTGCCACTTGTCAATATGAACTGCCTGGCCGACGCCCTGGACCCGGCAGCGGGCTTCGGGGCCACGGTGATCTACAACTGCAACCCGGCCACCGTCGCGCCGGATTCGGACCGGGTGCGGGCAGGGCTGGCGCGGGAAGACCTGCTGGTGGTGGTGCTGGAACAGGCCATGACTGAGACGGCGGCGCTGGCCGACTGGGTGCTGCCCGCCGCCACCTTCGTGGAGCACGAGGACGTGTTTACCAGCTACGGCCATCACTGGCTCGGCTACAACCGCGCCGAACTGGAACCGCTGGGCGAGGCCAAACCCAACACCTGGATCATGCAGGAGCTGGGCCGCCGCCTGGGTGTGACGGCACCAGAACTGTACTGGACGGTGGACGATCTGCTGGCTGACCTGTTAGACACGGGCCATCCGCATCTGGCCGGCATCACCCCCGAGCGGCTCAAAGAGGCCGGAACGCTGCGGCTCAGTCTGCCGGAGGAATGGAGGCCCTACGCGCATGAGGTGCCCACCCCGTCAGGCCGGGTTCAGTTAACCCCAGTGCCGCGTCAGCAGGAGGCGCAGGCCGCGCTGACCCCCGACTTCCCGCTGCGGCTGTTGACCCCGCCCGCGCACCATTTCCTGAACTCGACCTATGGCCTGTTGGAACGTCTGAACCGCGCTGAGGGCGCCGAACCGTCGGTGATGGTGCACCCGCAGGATGCCCAGGCTTATGCCCTACAAGGCGGCAGCTACGTCCGCCTGATCAGTGAGCAGGGCGAGGTACAGCGCCGCGTGCAGGTGACAGATGCCGCGCAGCCCGGCGTGGCGGTGGCTGAAGGCATCTGGTGGGGCACGCAGGCTCCCGACGGGAAGAGCATCAACTCCCTGACGGCCCAGACCTTGACCGACCTGGGCGGCGGCAGCACTTTTCACAACACCCGGATTCGGATCGAGCCGCTGGGCACGGATCTCAGCGTAGACGGAAAGGAACTGCATCTATGA
- a CDS encoding serine hydrolase: MTVPNRFEAALHQSGFGGTVGLLIQDETGHEICSLNADRVFPAASLIKVPLLILGLQAVQRGGLALEDRLPLPAAEQVPGAGVLHELGPGLFLSWQDLLTLMIIVSDNTATNVVIDCLRLSAVQAALPGLGLAHTRLVGKLQQPPERYNAAQRRGERNQTTPRDMLRLLQRLRRGEYLDPVHTALALDILGRQQLRDLIGRRVPCGADGEPLYRVLSKSGELTGVHHDVGWLLTPRPLAVACLSQGGEDAREHPENRDVLRLADALWPVLEREGFRDLKAAFRNLLEYDQPN; the protein is encoded by the coding sequence ATGACGGTCCCCAACAGGTTTGAAGCGGCGCTGCACCAGAGTGGCTTTGGCGGTACGGTTGGTCTACTGATTCAGGATGAGACGGGTCATGAAATATGTAGCCTGAACGCGGACCGGGTTTTTCCGGCAGCCAGTCTGATCAAGGTGCCGCTCTTGATCCTGGGCTTGCAGGCGGTACAGCGCGGCGGGCTGGCCTTGGAAGACCGCCTGCCGCTCCCTGCCGCTGAGCAGGTGCCCGGCGCAGGCGTGCTGCATGAGCTGGGGCCGGGGCTATTCCTGTCCTGGCAGGATTTGCTCACGCTGATGATTATCGTCAGCGACAACACGGCTACCAATGTGGTGATTGACTGCCTGCGGCTGAGTGCCGTTCAGGCCGCGCTGCCTGGTCTAGGACTGGCCCACACTCGGCTGGTTGGAAAGCTGCAGCAGCCTCCAGAACGGTACAATGCGGCCCAACGGCGCGGTGAACGGAATCAGACCACGCCCCGCGACATGCTGCGGCTGCTGCAACGGCTGCGGCGCGGCGAATATCTGGACCCAGTGCATACCGCACTGGCCCTGGACATCCTGGGCCGCCAGCAACTGCGCGATTTGATCGGGCGGCGCGTGCCCTGCGGCGCCGATGGTGAGCCGCTGTACCGCGTGCTGAGCAAAAGTGGCGAGCTGACGGGTGTTCACCACGACGTCGGCTGGCTGCTGACCCCGCGCCCGCTGGCGGTGGCCTGCCTCAGCCAGGGCGGCGAGGATGCCCGCGAACACCCCGAAAACCGCGACGTGCTTCGGCTGGCCGATGCGCTGTGGCCCGTACTGGAGCGAGAAGGATTCAGAGATTTGAAGGCTGCTTTCCGCAACCTTCTCGAATATGACCAACCAAATTGA
- a CDS encoding M20/M25/M40 family metallo-hydrolase yields MPPKENAIKHQDFLFELLKAAGPSGLERRAADVWKREAATFARVSEDHYGNVYAEVGPEDGPAVVMMGHLDEIGLIVSHVNEKGFIYFLPVGGWDPQVLVGQRIRLLAPGGDVIGVIGKKAIHVMTPEDREKASKLEDLWIDIGLDGDDVKAAVPVGTYGVIEQQPLMVGTKIVARALDNRAGSFAVLEALRKVHEGGQALKHRVIAIGNSQEEIGVFGATISAFRARPVAGVAVDVCHESNQVGVDPKKYGESPFGSGGSLAIGPMSSPVVNRQLMDVAGKKGIPYTLSATGRFTFTDGDALTMSRGGVPSAVLSIPNRYMHSPSEMIDGRDLQAVIDLLAAWVESLEEGTEYLR; encoded by the coding sequence ATGCCCCCTAAAGAAAACGCTATTAAACATCAGGATTTCTTGTTTGAGCTGCTGAAAGCCGCTGGCCCCAGTGGTCTGGAGCGCCGCGCTGCCGATGTCTGGAAGCGTGAAGCTGCGACGTTTGCCCGAGTCAGTGAGGATCATTACGGCAATGTCTATGCCGAAGTCGGTCCCGAAGACGGCCCTGCCGTGGTGATGATGGGCCACCTGGACGAAATCGGCCTGATCGTGTCGCACGTGAACGAAAAAGGCTTTATCTACTTCCTGCCCGTCGGTGGCTGGGACCCACAGGTGCTGGTCGGTCAGCGCATCCGTCTGCTGGCTCCCGGCGGCGATGTCATTGGCGTGATCGGCAAGAAAGCCATTCACGTGATGACCCCCGAAGACCGCGAAAAGGCCAGCAAGCTTGAAGACCTCTGGATTGACATTGGACTAGACGGCGACGATGTCAAAGCTGCTGTCCCCGTGGGCACGTATGGCGTCATTGAACAGCAGCCTCTGATGGTGGGCACCAAGATCGTGGCCCGCGCCCTGGACAACCGCGCCGGGTCTTTCGCGGTGCTGGAAGCGCTGCGCAAAGTCCACGAAGGTGGCCAGGCGCTCAAGCACCGCGTGATCGCCATCGGCAACAGCCAAGAAGAGATCGGCGTGTTTGGGGCCACCATCAGCGCCTTTAGGGCCCGCCCGGTTGCGGGGGTCGCGGTAGACGTCTGCCACGAAAGCAACCAGGTCGGCGTGGATCCCAAGAAGTACGGCGAAAGCCCCTTCGGCTCCGGCGGCAGCCTGGCGATTGGCCCGATGAGCAGCCCGGTGGTCAACCGCCAGCTGATGGACGTGGCCGGCAAAAAAGGCATTCCTTACACCCTGAGTGCCACGGGCCGCTTTACTTTTACCGACGGCGACGCCCTGACCATGAGCCGTGGGGGCGTGCCCAGCGCCGTGCTGAGCATTCCCAACCGCTACATGCACTCGCCCAGCGAAATGATCGACGGGCGCGACCTGCAGGCCGTGATTGACCTGCTGGCCGCCTGGGTAGAGAGCCTTGAAGAAGGCACCGAGTACCTGCGCTAA
- a CDS encoding EVE domain-containing protein, with product MAFWLLKSEPDVFGWPDLVAVGTEPWNGIRNYQARNFLRQMQPGDLCFLYHSTTQPPHIAGVMRVARAAYPDDLQFEKDSPYFDPKSQPDNPRWSMVDVQPVVELRQLVTLDDLRSLSAWVESPLTRRGNRLSVMPVTAAEFRTALKAGGLDMDDLTA from the coding sequence ATGGCTTTTTGGCTCCTCAAATCCGAACCCGACGTCTTTGGCTGGCCCGACCTGGTCGCTGTCGGGACCGAACCCTGGAACGGCATCCGCAACTATCAGGCCCGCAACTTCCTGCGCCAGATGCAGCCGGGCGACCTGTGCTTCCTGTATCACTCCACTACCCAGCCGCCACACATCGCTGGCGTCATGCGCGTCGCCCGCGCCGCCTACCCAGACGACCTGCAATTTGAGAAGGACAGCCCTTACTTTGATCCCAAAAGTCAGCCCGACAACCCACGCTGGAGCATGGTGGATGTACAGCCGGTAGTGGAGTTGCGCCAGCTGGTGACGCTGGACGACCTGCGCAGCCTGAGCGCCTGGGTCGAATCACCCCTGACCCGCCGAGGCAACCGCCTGAGTGTCATGCCGGTGACGGCGGCCGAGTTCCGCACTGCTCTAAAGGCAGGCGGCCTAGACATGGACGATCTGACAGCCTAG
- the pnp gene encoding polyribonucleotide nucleotidyltransferase translates to MLGQTFQTMLGGRELTLETGRLAKLVSGSVTLRYGDTMLLVTAQGRQEKSLLDFLPLTVEFEERHYAVGKIPGSFQRREGRPGEKAILSARITDRQIRPLFPKGYRHETQVIITVLSADQQNLPDVLGPIGASAALSISDIPWAGPTACVRVGRIGGEFVINPTTTQLAQSDMDLVVAGTRDAVMMVEAGAQVVAEEDLVTAIEFAHAEMQGVITLIEQMREALGLPKFNYLADEDLHPDLVPELAEAARSGGLRDALLTLRKQERSTNLKALRDRLIQDRIPEGEIDSAEAKVAELKAAFSKVEKQELRRLIIEEDLRADGRNTRTVRPIWIESRPLPMAHGSAIFTRGETQVLGVTTLGTERDEILIDDLTDETGDKFLLHYNFPPYSTGEVKRMGGQSRREVGHGNLAKRALSAVLPSFEDFPYVIRVVGEVLESNGSSSMATVCSGALSLMDAGVPIKAPVAGVAMGLVMEGGQYRILTDILGLEDALGDMDFKVCGTAEGVTALQMDIKIGGITPAIMREALAQAKEARLHILGKMAEVLPAPRTELSPTAPRIISMRIDPELIGKVIGPGGKQVRELEAMGAQVTIEEDGLVRIFSASGTAAEAVQERIKAVTYQPKVGDEFEGKVVKVAPFGAFVNLFPGQDGMLHISQMSEERIEMVEEVLNLNDTVRVKIVNIDDRGKIDLIRPELEGKVPPREPRTPRPGGRDGGRGGDRGPRRDRPQGERPRMESRPESTAENSAQTKPAPAPAVPDSSNSES, encoded by the coding sequence ATGCTAGGACAGACATTCCAAACCATGCTGGGGGGCCGCGAGCTGACCCTGGAAACCGGGCGCTTGGCCAAACTGGTCAGCGGCTCGGTCACGCTGCGCTACGGCGACACCATGTTGCTGGTCACCGCGCAGGGTCGGCAGGAAAAAAGCCTACTAGACTTCCTGCCCCTCACCGTTGAATTCGAGGAAAGGCACTACGCGGTCGGCAAGATTCCAGGGTCCTTTCAGCGCCGCGAAGGCCGCCCCGGCGAAAAGGCGATTCTCTCGGCGCGCATTACCGACCGCCAGATCAGGCCACTGTTTCCCAAGGGCTACCGCCACGAAACCCAGGTCATCATTACTGTCCTGAGCGCCGATCAGCAGAACCTGCCGGATGTGCTGGGACCCATCGGGGCTTCGGCAGCCCTAAGCATCAGCGACATTCCCTGGGCTGGTCCGACTGCCTGCGTACGGGTGGGACGCATCGGCGGCGAGTTCGTCATCAACCCTACGACCACGCAACTCGCCCAGTCCGACATGGATCTGGTCGTGGCCGGCACCCGCGACGCCGTGATGATGGTCGAAGCTGGGGCACAGGTCGTTGCTGAAGAGGATCTGGTGACCGCCATCGAGTTCGCCCACGCCGAGATGCAGGGCGTGATCACCCTGATAGAGCAGATGCGGGAAGCGCTGGGCCTACCCAAGTTCAACTATCTGGCCGACGAAGACCTGCACCCCGACCTGGTGCCCGAACTGGCCGAAGCGGCCCGCTCCGGCGGCCTGCGTGACGCCCTGCTGACTCTGCGTAAGCAGGAGCGCAGCACCAACCTCAAAGCCCTGCGTGACCGCCTGATTCAGGACCGCATTCCCGAAGGCGAAATTGACAGCGCCGAGGCCAAAGTGGCCGAGCTGAAGGCTGCGTTTTCCAAGGTCGAAAAACAGGAATTGCGCCGCCTGATCATTGAAGAGGACCTACGGGCCGACGGGCGCAACACCCGCACCGTGCGCCCCATCTGGATCGAGTCGCGGCCCCTTCCAATGGCACACGGCAGCGCCATCTTCACACGCGGTGAAACGCAGGTATTGGGTGTCACCACCCTGGGCACCGAGCGCGACGAAATCCTGATTGACGACCTGACTGATGAAACCGGCGACAAGTTCCTGCTGCACTACAATTTCCCGCCCTACTCCACCGGCGAGGTCAAGCGCATGGGCGGGCAGTCGCGCCGCGAGGTGGGCCACGGCAACCTGGCCAAGCGGGCACTCAGCGCCGTGCTGCCTTCCTTTGAGGACTTCCCCTACGTGATCCGCGTGGTGGGCGAAGTGCTGGAATCCAACGGCTCCAGCTCCATGGCGACAGTATGCAGCGGCGCCCTGTCACTGATGGACGCCGGGGTGCCGATCAAGGCTCCGGTAGCGGGCGTGGCGATGGGCTTGGTGATGGAAGGTGGGCAGTACCGCATCCTGACCGATATCCTGGGCCTGGAAGACGCACTGGGCGACATGGACTTCAAGGTCTGTGGGACTGCTGAAGGCGTCACGGCGCTGCAGATGGACATCAAAATCGGTGGGATCACCCCCGCCATCATGCGTGAGGCGCTGGCCCAGGCCAAAGAGGCCCGCCTTCACATCCTGGGCAAGATGGCCGAAGTGCTGCCTGCTCCGCGGACCGAGCTGTCGCCCACCGCCCCGCGCATCATCTCCATGCGAATTGACCCCGAGCTGATCGGCAAAGTGATCGGCCCCGGCGGCAAGCAGGTGCGCGAGCTTGAAGCAATGGGCGCCCAGGTGACCATTGAGGAAGACGGTCTGGTCCGTATTTTCAGCGCCAGTGGCACCGCTGCCGAAGCCGTGCAGGAGCGCATCAAAGCCGTGACCTACCAGCCCAAGGTGGGCGACGAGTTCGAGGGTAAGGTCGTCAAGGTCGCGCCGTTCGGAGCTTTCGTGAATCTGTTCCCCGGTCAGGACGGCATGCTGCACATCTCTCAGATGAGCGAAGAGCGCATCGAGATGGTCGAAGAAGTGCTGAACCTGAACGACACCGTGCGGGTCAAAATCGTGAACATTGACGACCGCGGCAAGATTGACCTGATCCGCCCCGAGCTGGAAGGCAAAGTCCCGCCCCGTGAGCCCCGGACCCCGCGTCCTGGCGGGCGTGACGGTGGTCGCGGCGGTGACCGTGGTCCACGCCGCGACCGTCCCCAGGGTGAGCGCCCACGCATGGAAAGCCGGCCTGAGAGCACGGCCGAGAACAGCGCCCAGACCAAGCCCGCACCTGCGCCAGCTGTACCTGACAGCAGCAACAGCGAAAGCTAA